In uncultured Bacteroides sp., one genomic interval encodes:
- a CDS encoding LytTR family DNA-binding domain-containing protein, with amino-acid sequence MNVTYSSYKISKTVSYAFLWCSFAVVHALVMQPLIPISLGWLLLDGFLFSTLLIFLGLVYKIYVQSKLLSLTIFPQTVFNYVSLGICTMALWLGGGLLLLYLFVPGKVFSSLLPTVPVRALIGALIYTSVAIYDYLTPDKEIEDGENCAKEEISKEFTTSKEHLAPEVSLPISETLPADVHTEDEILERIAIRSGQKIQVVMIDEIYYFQSDGDYVMIFTEKGKYMKEQTMKYFEEHLPKNKFVRIHRSCIVNVEMISRIESYNKQQQMLILKNGHQIKASVAGYRTLKIALQL; translated from the coding sequence ATGAACGTTACATATTCTTCTTATAAGATTAGTAAAACGGTAAGCTATGCCTTTTTGTGGTGTAGCTTTGCTGTTGTTCATGCACTAGTAATGCAGCCACTTATTCCTATCTCTTTAGGATGGTTGCTTCTCGACGGTTTTCTTTTTTCTACCTTACTCATATTTCTTGGGTTGGTATACAAAATCTATGTGCAGAGCAAATTGCTTTCTCTGACGATTTTCCCTCAAACAGTTTTCAATTATGTCAGTCTGGGAATATGCACCATGGCTTTATGGTTGGGAGGCGGATTACTGCTTCTTTACCTGTTTGTTCCCGGGAAAGTATTCAGTTCTTTGCTTCCCACTGTTCCGGTAAGAGCATTGATTGGAGCATTAATTTATACCAGTGTAGCAATCTACGATTATTTAACGCCTGATAAAGAGATAGAGGATGGTGAAAATTGTGCTAAGGAGGAAATTTCTAAGGAATTCACAACATCTAAGGAGCACTTGGCTCCCGAGGTGTCCTTACCGATAAGTGAAACACTCCCGGCGGATGTGCATACAGAAGATGAGATTCTGGAACGTATCGCTATAAGATCTGGTCAGAAGATTCAAGTAGTTATGATCGATGAAATCTATTATTTTCAGTCCGATGGGGATTACGTTATGATCTTTACCGAGAAAGGCAAATATATGAAGGAACAAACCATGAAATACTTTGAAGAGCATTTACCCAAAAATAAGTTTGTGCGTATTCATCGTTCGTGTATAGTCAATGTGGAGATGATATCGCGTATAGAATCTTACAATAAACAACAGCAAATGCTGATACTAAAGAATGGTCATCAGATAAAGGCAAGCGTTGCCGGATACCGCACATTGAAAATAGCTTTGCAGTTGTAA
- a CDS encoding C1 family peptidase, with the protein MNKRFITAIALATAIYANAQQGDGGISSDMLQSIKHSYQATASDKAIRNAIGSNDIKKLALNQDNLAGLDTYFSNKVESKGIADQKKSGRCWLFTGLNVMRSKMIAKYKLGSFEFSQNYCFFWDQLEKSNLFLQGVIDTYKKPIDDKMVEWLFKNPLSDGGQFTGISDIVGKYGLVPKEIMPETNSSDNTAQMANLILLKLREYGLQLREQAAKGAKKEALAKSKTEMLSTIYRMLVLNLGVPPTEFTWTLKDAKGNPVNTKQYTPMSFFKEYVNNDLTNNYVMFMNDPTRDYYKTYEIDFDRHRYDGKNWTYINLPINEIKEMAISSIKDSTMMYFSCDVGKFLNSDRGLLDINNFDYASLMGTSFGMDKKQRVQTFASGSSHAMTLMAVNLDKDGKPNKWMVENSWGATNGYQGHLIMTDEWFNEYMFRLVVEKKYVPAKIMELLKQKPIRLPAWDPMFAEEE; encoded by the coding sequence ATGAATAAAAGATTTATAACGGCCATTGCTCTGGCTACGGCAATCTACGCCAATGCTCAGCAAGGTGACGGGGGCATTTCGAGCGACATGCTACAAAGTATCAAACATAGTTATCAGGCTACGGCTTCCGACAAGGCTATCCGCAATGCAATCGGGAGTAACGACATTAAAAAGCTTGCTTTAAATCAGGATAACTTGGCTGGCCTGGATACTTATTTCTCCAACAAAGTTGAATCAAAAGGAATTGCCGATCAGAAGAAATCGGGACGTTGCTGGTTGTTTACCGGACTAAACGTGATGAGATCTAAAATGATTGCCAAGTATAAGCTTGGTTCTTTTGAGTTCTCGCAGAACTATTGCTTTTTCTGGGATCAGCTGGAGAAATCGAACCTTTTCCTACAAGGGGTAATTGATACGTACAAGAAACCAATAGACGATAAGATGGTGGAATGGTTGTTTAAAAATCCATTGAGTGACGGCGGACAGTTTACCGGTATATCAGACATTGTGGGCAAATATGGATTGGTTCCTAAAGAAATAATGCCTGAAACAAACAGTAGCGACAACACAGCTCAGATGGCTAATCTTATCTTACTGAAACTCCGTGAGTATGGATTACAGCTTCGCGAACAAGCTGCTAAAGGTGCAAAGAAAGAGGCTTTGGCAAAGAGCAAGACAGAGATGCTAAGCACTATTTATCGTATGCTGGTTCTTAATTTAGGGGTTCCTCCTACAGAATTTACCTGGACTCTGAAAGATGCAAAAGGAAATCCTGTAAATACCAAACAGTACACTCCCATGTCTTTCTTTAAGGAATACGTAAATAATGATCTCACTAATAACTATGTGATGTTCATGAATGATCCTACCCGTGATTATTATAAAACGTACGAGATTGATTTCGACCGTCACCGTTATGATGGTAAGAACTGGACTTATATTAATCTTCCTATTAATGAAATAAAAGAGATGGCTATCAGTTCTATTAAAGACAGCACTATGATGTACTTCTCTTGCGATGTAGGTAAGTTCCTTAACTCTGACAGAGGATTACTGGACATCAACAATTTCGATTATGCTTCTTTAATGGGTACTTCATTCGGAATGGACAAGAAACAACGTGTGCAAACTTTCGCCAGCGGTTCTTCTCACGCTATGACTTTGATGGCTGTAAATCTTGATAAGGATGGCAAACCAAACAAATGGATGGTTGAAAATAGTTGGGGAGCAACCAATGGTTATCAGGGACATTTGATTATGACAGACGAATGGTTCAATGAATACATGTTTCGCCTTGTGGTTGAAAAAAAATATGTTCCTGCAAAGATTATGGAACTTCTGAAACAGAAACCAATCCGACTTCCTGCCTGGGATCCAATGTTTGCTGAAGAAGAATAG
- the thpR gene encoding RNA 2',3'-cyclic phosphodiesterase, translated as MRIYIGVDLPAYVKQSLFESQLQMKKLGLNGSWKPMEYLHITLEFLGETADESIPVLAKIIDEIALENKAFRLHIDRLGAFPSFPRAHTLWAGVGGSVNKLFQLWGCIHEKLEKNGFVLQKSPFKPHISLLSRPKELVDLSSFSLIRPGQFTISEVIIFESKQVDGKRIYPALHRARLKM; from the coding sequence ATGAGAATATACATTGGAGTTGATCTGCCTGCTTATGTGAAGCAATCTCTTTTTGAGTCTCAGTTACAAATGAAGAAACTGGGACTTAACGGTTCGTGGAAACCAATGGAATACCTTCACATTACATTGGAATTTTTGGGAGAAACAGCAGATGAATCGATTCCTGTATTGGCGAAGATTATTGATGAGATAGCCTTAGAGAATAAAGCATTCAGATTACACATTGACCGGCTCGGTGCTTTTCCTTCTTTCCCTAGAGCTCACACGTTATGGGCTGGAGTAGGAGGCAGTGTGAATAAACTGTTTCAGCTATGGGGGTGCATTCACGAGAAACTGGAAAAGAACGGATTTGTTCTGCAGAAGTCACCATTCAAGCCTCATATATCTCTGCTCTCTCGCCCTAAAGAGTTGGTCGATCTTTCTTCCTTCTCATTAATACGTCCGGGGCAGTTTACCATCTCTGAAGTGATTATATTCGAGAGCAAGCAGGTAGATGGAAAACGAATCTATCCGGCTTTACATCGTGCCAGACTAAAAATGTAA